The following proteins come from a genomic window of Trichoplusia ni isolate ovarian cell line Hi5 chromosome 16, tn1, whole genome shotgun sequence:
- the LOC113501645 gene encoding arginine kinase isoform X2: MGGCATKENKENKPADEADGKAAAMVDAATIEKLEAGFSKLQASDSKSLLKKYLTKEVFDALKNKKTSFGSTLLDCIQSGVENLDSGVGIYAPDAEAYTVFADLFDPIIEDYHNGFKKTDKHPAKNWGDVETLGNLDPAGEFVVSTRVRCGRSMEGYPFNPCLTEAQYKEMEEKVATTLSGLEAELKGTFYPLTGMSKETQQQLIDDHFLFKEGDRFLQAANACRFWPSGRGIYHNENKTFLVWCNEEDHLRLISMQMGGDLKQVYKRLVTAVNDIEKRIPFSHDDRLGFLTFCPTNLGTTVRASVHIKLPKLAADKAKLEEIASKYHLQVRGTRGEHTEAEGGVYDISNKRRMGLTEYDAVKEMYDGIAELIKIEKSL, encoded by the exons ATGGGTGGCTGTGCAACCAAAGAAAACAAGGAAAACAAACCGGCTGACGAAGCCGACGG AAAAGCCGCAGCAATGGTGGACGCCGCAACCATCGAGAAGTTGGAGGCTGGTTTCAGCAAGCTCCAGGCCTCTGACTCCAAGTCACTGCTGAAGAAGTACCTTACCAAGGAGGTATTCGACGCTCTTAAGAACAAGAAGACCTCCTTCGGCTCGACCCTCCTGGATTGCATCCAGTCTG GTGTTGAGAACTTGGACTCCGGTGTAGGAATCTACGCCCCTGACGCCGAGGCGTACACAGTGTTCGCTGACTTGTTCGACCCCATCATCGAGGACTACCACAATGGTTTCAAGAAAACCGACAAGCACCCCGCCAAGAACTGGGGTGATGTCGAGACCCTCGGCAACTTGGACCCTGCCGGCGAGTTCGTCGTGTCGACCCGTGTCCGTTGCGGTCGCTCCATGGAGGGCTACCCCTTCAACCCCTGCCTGACTGAGGCCCAGTACAAGGAGATGGAAGAGAAGGTTGCCACCACCCTCTCCGGACTTGAGGCTGAGCTTAAGGGTACCTTCTACCCCCTGACTGGTATGTCCAAGGAGACCCAGCAGCAGCTCATCGATGACCACTTCCTGTTCAAGGAGGGTGACCGTTTCCTGCAGGCTGCCAACGCTTGCCGTTTCTGGCCCTCTGGCCGTGGTATCTACCACAACGAGAACAAGACCTTCTTGGTGTGGTGCAATGAGGAGGACCACCTCCGCCTCATCTCCATGCAAATGGGCGGTGACCTGAAGCAGGTCTACAAGAGGCTCGTGACTGCCGTCAACGACATCGAGAAGCGCATTCCTTTCTCTCACGACGACAGGCTGGGATTCCTGACCTTCTGCCCCACCAACTTGGGAACCACCGTGCGTGCCTCCGTGCACATCAAGCTGCCCAAGCTGGCCGCCGACAAGGCCAAGCTGGAGGAGATCGCATCCAAGTACCACTTGCAGGTGCGCGGTACCCGTGGTGAGCACACCGAAGCCGAGGGTGGCGTCTACGACATCTCCAACAAGAGGCGTATGGGACTCACCGAGTACGACGCCGTCAAGGAGATGTACGACGGCATCGCTGAACTGATCAAAATTGAGAAGTCACTGTAA
- the LOC113501645 gene encoding arginine kinase isoform X1 produces the protein MNYKLKVTIPVVVCGGAVLAYYIIRRKAAAMVDAATIEKLEAGFSKLQASDSKSLLKKYLTKEVFDALKNKKTSFGSTLLDCIQSGVENLDSGVGIYAPDAEAYTVFADLFDPIIEDYHNGFKKTDKHPAKNWGDVETLGNLDPAGEFVVSTRVRCGRSMEGYPFNPCLTEAQYKEMEEKVATTLSGLEAELKGTFYPLTGMSKETQQQLIDDHFLFKEGDRFLQAANACRFWPSGRGIYHNENKTFLVWCNEEDHLRLISMQMGGDLKQVYKRLVTAVNDIEKRIPFSHDDRLGFLTFCPTNLGTTVRASVHIKLPKLAADKAKLEEIASKYHLQVRGTRGEHTEAEGGVYDISNKRRMGLTEYDAVKEMYDGIAELIKIEKSL, from the exons atgaattataaactAAAAGTAACAATTCCCGTGGTGGTTTGCGGAGGTGCCGTTCTCGCGTATTATATCATCAGGCG AAAAGCCGCAGCAATGGTGGACGCCGCAACCATCGAGAAGTTGGAGGCTGGTTTCAGCAAGCTCCAGGCCTCTGACTCCAAGTCACTGCTGAAGAAGTACCTTACCAAGGAGGTATTCGACGCTCTTAAGAACAAGAAGACCTCCTTCGGCTCGACCCTCCTGGATTGCATCCAGTCTG GTGTTGAGAACTTGGACTCCGGTGTAGGAATCTACGCCCCTGACGCCGAGGCGTACACAGTGTTCGCTGACTTGTTCGACCCCATCATCGAGGACTACCACAATGGTTTCAAGAAAACCGACAAGCACCCCGCCAAGAACTGGGGTGATGTCGAGACCCTCGGCAACTTGGACCCTGCCGGCGAGTTCGTCGTGTCGACCCGTGTCCGTTGCGGTCGCTCCATGGAGGGCTACCCCTTCAACCCCTGCCTGACTGAGGCCCAGTACAAGGAGATGGAAGAGAAGGTTGCCACCACCCTCTCCGGACTTGAGGCTGAGCTTAAGGGTACCTTCTACCCCCTGACTGGTATGTCCAAGGAGACCCAGCAGCAGCTCATCGATGACCACTTCCTGTTCAAGGAGGGTGACCGTTTCCTGCAGGCTGCCAACGCTTGCCGTTTCTGGCCCTCTGGCCGTGGTATCTACCACAACGAGAACAAGACCTTCTTGGTGTGGTGCAATGAGGAGGACCACCTCCGCCTCATCTCCATGCAAATGGGCGGTGACCTGAAGCAGGTCTACAAGAGGCTCGTGACTGCCGTCAACGACATCGAGAAGCGCATTCCTTTCTCTCACGACGACAGGCTGGGATTCCTGACCTTCTGCCCCACCAACTTGGGAACCACCGTGCGTGCCTCCGTGCACATCAAGCTGCCCAAGCTGGCCGCCGACAAGGCCAAGCTGGAGGAGATCGCATCCAAGTACCACTTGCAGGTGCGCGGTACCCGTGGTGAGCACACCGAAGCCGAGGGTGGCGTCTACGACATCTCCAACAAGAGGCGTATGGGACTCACCGAGTACGACGCCGTCAAGGAGATGTACGACGGCATCGCTGAACTGATCAAAATTGAGAAGTCACTGTAA
- the LOC113501645 gene encoding arginine kinase isoform X3, with protein sequence MVDAATIEKLEAGFSKLQASDSKSLLKKYLTKEVFDALKNKKTSFGSTLLDCIQSGVENLDSGVGIYAPDAEAYTVFADLFDPIIEDYHNGFKKTDKHPAKNWGDVETLGNLDPAGEFVVSTRVRCGRSMEGYPFNPCLTEAQYKEMEEKVATTLSGLEAELKGTFYPLTGMSKETQQQLIDDHFLFKEGDRFLQAANACRFWPSGRGIYHNENKTFLVWCNEEDHLRLISMQMGGDLKQVYKRLVTAVNDIEKRIPFSHDDRLGFLTFCPTNLGTTVRASVHIKLPKLAADKAKLEEIASKYHLQVRGTRGEHTEAEGGVYDISNKRRMGLTEYDAVKEMYDGIAELIKIEKSL encoded by the exons ATGGTGGACGCCGCAACCATCGAGAAGTTGGAGGCTGGTTTCAGCAAGCTCCAGGCCTCTGACTCCAAGTCACTGCTGAAGAAGTACCTTACCAAGGAGGTATTCGACGCTCTTAAGAACAAGAAGACCTCCTTCGGCTCGACCCTCCTGGATTGCATCCAGTCTG GTGTTGAGAACTTGGACTCCGGTGTAGGAATCTACGCCCCTGACGCCGAGGCGTACACAGTGTTCGCTGACTTGTTCGACCCCATCATCGAGGACTACCACAATGGTTTCAAGAAAACCGACAAGCACCCCGCCAAGAACTGGGGTGATGTCGAGACCCTCGGCAACTTGGACCCTGCCGGCGAGTTCGTCGTGTCGACCCGTGTCCGTTGCGGTCGCTCCATGGAGGGCTACCCCTTCAACCCCTGCCTGACTGAGGCCCAGTACAAGGAGATGGAAGAGAAGGTTGCCACCACCCTCTCCGGACTTGAGGCTGAGCTTAAGGGTACCTTCTACCCCCTGACTGGTATGTCCAAGGAGACCCAGCAGCAGCTCATCGATGACCACTTCCTGTTCAAGGAGGGTGACCGTTTCCTGCAGGCTGCCAACGCTTGCCGTTTCTGGCCCTCTGGCCGTGGTATCTACCACAACGAGAACAAGACCTTCTTGGTGTGGTGCAATGAGGAGGACCACCTCCGCCTCATCTCCATGCAAATGGGCGGTGACCTGAAGCAGGTCTACAAGAGGCTCGTGACTGCCGTCAACGACATCGAGAAGCGCATTCCTTTCTCTCACGACGACAGGCTGGGATTCCTGACCTTCTGCCCCACCAACTTGGGAACCACCGTGCGTGCCTCCGTGCACATCAAGCTGCCCAAGCTGGCCGCCGACAAGGCCAAGCTGGAGGAGATCGCATCCAAGTACCACTTGCAGGTGCGCGGTACCCGTGGTGAGCACACCGAAGCCGAGGGTGGCGTCTACGACATCTCCAACAAGAGGCGTATGGGACTCACCGAGTACGACGCCGTCAAGGAGATGTACGACGGCATCGCTGAACTGATCAAAATTGAGAAGTCACTGTAA
- the LOC113501646 gene encoding chromatin accessibility complex protein 1, with the protein MSTPKSEKDLHLPLSRVKTIMKSSPDVEAVGAEPLYLVTKVTELFVTDLAKRAFKNSKNSLLEYKHIAEVVQEDDTLDFLREIMPRKITVRQFKEMMAKKAAKGGKSDESSEESSEEESTEESSSNNEQD; encoded by the exons ATGTCTACCCCAAAGAGCGAAAAAGATTTGCATTTACCTTTATCTAGAGTGAAAACTATAATGAAGAGTTCGCCAGATGTCGAAGCAGTAGGAGCCGAGCCATTATATTTAGTTACTAAAGTTACT GAGTTGTTTGTAACGGATTTAGCTAAAAGAGcttttaaaaacagtaaaaactcTTTACTGGAATACAAACACATAGCCGAAGTCGTGCAGGAGGATGATACGTTAGACTTTCTGCGAGAGATCATGCCGCGTAAGATAACTGTTCGTCAGTTTAAAGAAATGATGGCGAAAAAAGCTGCTAAAGGAGGCAAATCTGATGAATCTAGTGAGGAATCCAGTGAGGAGGAAAGTACTGAAGAGAGTTCTAGTAATAATGAACAAGACTGA